The following coding sequences lie in one Tichowtungia aerotolerans genomic window:
- a CDS encoding sulfatase — protein MKFSAVLNMVFGISAMTQACLANERPVNILFVMADDLGVRDLGCYGSDYYRTPNLDKLAAQGMRFARAYAACNVCSPTRAAILTGRYPHRVKLTDALPWDRLADNPKMIPPNHLKELPTKFPMFGKSLQEAGYRTALFGKWHLGNEEKFFTEGGHKAYGFDEAADCSWQEKKRDKGVDELTDMTIRFLRENKDEPFMVCLMHHVPHVPMACPPDAEALYNDVPKGRFQKNQKYAGMISHMDQSIEKLLGSLDELGLSENTVVVFSSDNGGLKNLTSNAPFRGGKGDLHEGGICVPLIVRWPGRVAAGSVCDSAVISMDYFPTFLELTGQPLMPEAHVDGQSMVPLLEGKSVEPRTLAWHFPHRDHPASAIAMGDWKLIRHLLSGEVELFDLSSDPEESNDLSSAHPERTERLAKMLEAHLRDTNAQRMRPNLEWDASRPPGKYKNYGIFYPEGGRIYQQVKEPYPAWFNSAGE, from the coding sequence ATGAAATTTTCAGCAGTATTGAACATGGTGTTTGGCATCAGTGCAATGACTCAGGCATGTTTGGCGAACGAGCGCCCCGTTAACATATTATTCGTTATGGCCGATGATCTTGGAGTTCGAGATTTGGGGTGTTACGGCAGCGATTATTATCGGACGCCGAACCTGGATAAACTGGCGGCGCAGGGGATGCGCTTTGCGCGAGCCTATGCGGCTTGCAACGTCTGCTCGCCGACACGCGCGGCAATCCTGACCGGTCGATACCCGCACCGCGTTAAGCTGACTGACGCGTTGCCTTGGGATCGGCTCGCGGATAATCCGAAAATGATTCCGCCGAACCATCTGAAAGAGCTGCCGACAAAATTTCCAATGTTTGGAAAATCTTTACAGGAGGCGGGCTATCGCACAGCGCTGTTCGGCAAGTGGCACCTCGGTAATGAAGAGAAGTTTTTTACCGAAGGCGGACACAAGGCCTATGGCTTTGACGAAGCGGCGGACTGTTCGTGGCAGGAAAAAAAACGCGACAAGGGCGTAGATGAATTGACGGACATGACGATCCGGTTCCTGCGGGAAAACAAAGACGAGCCCTTTATGGTCTGCCTGATGCATCATGTGCCGCATGTGCCGATGGCCTGTCCGCCGGACGCCGAGGCGCTGTACAACGATGTGCCGAAAGGACGGTTCCAGAAGAACCAAAAATATGCGGGCATGATTTCGCATATGGATCAGTCCATCGAAAAACTGCTGGGCTCACTCGATGAGCTGGGATTGTCTGAAAATACAGTTGTGGTTTTCAGCTCCGATAATGGTGGGCTGAAAAACCTCACCAGCAACGCCCCGTTTCGCGGAGGCAAGGGGGATTTGCATGAAGGCGGTATCTGCGTGCCCCTGATTGTTCGCTGGCCGGGGCGGGTTGCGGCAGGATCGGTCTGTGATTCCGCTGTGATCAGCATGGATTATTTCCCTACGTTTCTGGAGCTGACCGGACAGCCGTTGATGCCGGAGGCTCATGTTGACGGGCAGAGTATGGTTCCGCTTCTGGAAGGCAAGTCTGTGGAGCCGCGAACACTGGCCTGGCACTTTCCGCATCGGGATCATCCGGCGTCGGCAATCGCGATGGGCGACTGGAAACTCATTCGTCATCTTTTGTCTGGCGAAGTCGAACTGTTCGATTTGAGCTCTGATCCAGAAGAGAGTAATGATCTTTCTTCAGCGCATCCGGAACGAACAGAACGGCTGGCAAAAATGTTGGAGGCTCATTTGCGGGATACGAACGCGCAGCGCATGCGACCCAATCTGGAATGGGATGCGTCTCGTCCGCCGGGAAAATATAAAAACTATGGAATCTTCTATCCGGAAGGCGGCAGGATTTATCAGCAGGTCAAGGAGCCTTATCCTGCCTGGTTTAACAGCGCTGGTGAATAG
- the ychF gene encoding redox-regulated ATPase YchF gives MSLSIGILGLPNVGKSTIFNALTRAQNAEAANYPFCTIEPNKAVVPVPDPRVDKLANMVTPKKTVYATVDFMDIAGLVKGASKGEGLGNKFLSNVREADALLHVIRCFEDPNVVHVDGSVDPVRDIEVIETELVLADYETWSNRVDRMKKQARADKAAAATIPEVEKLLAHLGEGKPAIAFPDRNSELFKKLLKECPLLTDKKIIYCANVDEDGMVKDNDFVHAVRAYADAKGADTVKICAKMEEDLVGMDEEEANEFLKEYGVEESGLNQVIHKGYHTLGLASYLTAGPKEVHAWTIHQGWKAPAAAGVIHTDFERGFIRAQVISYADYIEHGGENACKEKGLMRTEGKEYVVKDGDIIEFLFNV, from the coding sequence ATGAGCTTAAGTATCGGAATCCTGGGTCTTCCAAATGTTGGGAAATCAACCATCTTCAACGCACTGACCCGCGCACAGAACGCGGAAGCGGCCAACTATCCCTTCTGCACCATCGAACCGAACAAAGCGGTGGTTCCGGTGCCCGATCCGCGCGTCGACAAACTGGCCAATATGGTCACTCCAAAGAAAACCGTTTACGCAACGGTCGACTTCATGGACATCGCCGGACTGGTGAAAGGCGCCAGCAAGGGCGAAGGCCTCGGCAACAAGTTTTTGTCCAACGTGCGCGAAGCCGATGCGCTGCTGCACGTGATCCGCTGCTTCGAAGATCCCAACGTCGTGCATGTCGATGGTTCCGTCGATCCGGTGCGCGACATTGAAGTGATTGAAACCGAACTGGTCCTTGCCGACTACGAAACATGGAGCAACCGTGTCGACCGTATGAAAAAACAGGCACGCGCCGACAAAGCCGCCGCAGCGACCATTCCGGAAGTGGAAAAACTGCTCGCGCATCTCGGCGAAGGCAAACCGGCCATTGCATTCCCGGATCGCAATAGCGAACTGTTCAAAAAACTGTTGAAGGAATGCCCATTACTGACCGATAAAAAGATCATTTACTGCGCCAACGTCGATGAAGACGGAATGGTGAAAGACAACGACTTCGTACACGCCGTCCGCGCCTACGCCGATGCCAAGGGTGCCGACACGGTAAAAATCTGCGCCAAGATGGAAGAAGACCTCGTCGGCATGGATGAAGAGGAAGCCAACGAATTCCTCAAAGAATACGGCGTGGAGGAAAGCGGTCTCAACCAGGTGATCCACAAGGGATACCACACCCTCGGACTCGCCAGCTACCTGACCGCCGGCCCGAAAGAGGTTCATGCGTGGACCATCCACCAGGGTTGGAAAGCCCCGGCCGCTGCGGGCGTGATCCACACCGACTTTGAGCGCGGGTTCATCCGCGCGCAGGTCATCTCCTACGCCGACTACATTGAGCACGGCGGCGAAAATGCCTGTAAGGAAAAAGGCCTCATGCGCACTGAAGGAAAAGAATATGTCGTCAAAGACGGCGACATCATTGAGTTCCTGTTCAACGTCTGA
- the recQ gene encoding DNA helicase RecQ: MSESVQEALSRVFGFDEFRPNQEEIVSALLEKRDVFAVMPTGGGKSLCYQLPAHLLPGLCVVVSPLISLMKDQVDAAQATGLRAEFLNSSLLVKDRRRVFQCLENNDLDLLYVSPERFAMPDFLATLKQAEISFFAIDEAHCISEWGHDFRPDYLSLSKIVDHFPKVAVAAFTATATHQVQDDIIKKLQLRNPHLTRASFDRPNLFYQVAPKEDLNMQLLAFLRERPDESGIIYRTTRKNVESTAAFLQGQGIKALPYHAGLSDKERKAHQEQFNRDEINVVVATIAFGMGIDKSNVRFVLHGDLPKNVESYYQETGRAGRDGDPAHCCLYFSPGDTVKIRYFIDQIEDLVEQKIAISQLNKMVQIAQANACRRRNILDYFGETYPKDNCKTCDICTGDVERIDATIDAQKILSAIYRTGGKFGAVHIADIVAGADTERIRRFGHDKIKTYGAGSDRDKRHWRRIIDALIAQDCIRLSDDQYSVLQLAPKATPILRGQAPFRILCQKETKTARRSLSSGDFSAGLFDALRTERRRVARDLGVPPFVVFSDHTLHEMARYFPATLLEMRQISGVGVSKLDHFGDTFLAVIDSYKEAHPDEADERSILQVPVVSKVRKKPKGGTVNETLSLIKEGLNVEQICSRRNLSPATITQHIEKLIQKGETLDVDQFIDAEKRIEVEALFRDLNADTLGAIVEAGKGDVSYEQARLVRAFMA, encoded by the coding sequence ATGAGTGAATCCGTGCAGGAGGCGCTGAGTCGGGTTTTCGGGTTTGATGAATTTCGGCCGAATCAGGAGGAGATTGTCTCCGCGCTGCTCGAAAAGCGTGATGTGTTTGCGGTGATGCCGACTGGCGGCGGCAAGTCGCTCTGCTATCAGCTCCCCGCCCATTTACTTCCCGGTCTCTGCGTGGTTGTCAGCCCGCTGATTTCCCTGATGAAGGACCAGGTGGATGCCGCGCAGGCGACCGGCCTGCGCGCTGAGTTTCTGAACAGCTCTCTGCTGGTTAAAGATCGCCGCCGGGTTTTCCAATGTTTGGAAAACAACGATCTCGATCTGCTCTACGTCTCGCCGGAGCGCTTTGCGATGCCGGATTTCCTGGCCACGCTCAAGCAGGCCGAGATTTCCTTTTTTGCCATCGACGAGGCGCACTGCATTTCTGAATGGGGCCACGACTTCCGCCCCGACTACCTGTCCCTTTCCAAAATCGTCGACCATTTCCCAAAGGTGGCCGTGGCCGCGTTTACCGCCACCGCCACCCATCAGGTTCAGGACGACATCATTAAAAAGCTGCAGCTTCGCAATCCGCATCTGACGCGCGCTTCGTTCGACCGCCCGAACCTGTTTTATCAGGTGGCTCCCAAAGAAGATCTCAACATGCAGCTGCTCGCGTTTCTGCGCGAGCGCCCCGATGAGTCCGGCATCATCTATCGCACGACCCGCAAAAACGTCGAATCGACTGCCGCCTTTTTGCAGGGGCAGGGGATCAAGGCGCTTCCGTATCATGCGGGGCTGTCCGACAAAGAGCGCAAGGCGCATCAGGAGCAGTTCAACCGCGATGAGATCAACGTTGTCGTCGCGACCATTGCGTTCGGCATGGGCATCGATAAATCGAATGTCCGCTTTGTCCTGCACGGCGACCTCCCGAAAAACGTGGAGAGCTATTATCAGGAAACCGGCCGCGCGGGGCGCGATGGCGACCCCGCGCACTGCTGCCTCTATTTCTCGCCGGGCGACACCGTTAAAATCCGCTATTTTATCGATCAGATTGAGGATCTGGTGGAACAGAAAATCGCGATTTCGCAGCTCAATAAAATGGTGCAGATTGCGCAGGCCAACGCCTGCCGCCGCAGAAACATTCTGGATTATTTCGGCGAGACCTATCCAAAGGACAATTGCAAAACCTGCGACATCTGTACGGGCGACGTCGAACGGATCGACGCTACAATCGACGCGCAGAAAATTCTGTCTGCCATCTACCGCACCGGCGGAAAGTTCGGAGCCGTGCACATTGCCGACATCGTCGCCGGTGCCGACACCGAGCGCATCCGCCGTTTCGGGCACGACAAAATTAAGACCTACGGCGCGGGGAGCGACCGCGATAAGCGCCACTGGCGGCGCATCATCGATGCACTCATCGCTCAGGACTGCATCCGTCTCTCCGACGATCAATATTCCGTTTTGCAGCTCGCGCCAAAAGCCACACCCATTTTGCGTGGGCAGGCTCCTTTCCGGATTCTGTGCCAGAAAGAAACGAAGACCGCGCGGCGGAGCCTGTCGTCCGGCGATTTCAGCGCCGGGCTCTTCGACGCCCTGCGCACCGAGCGTCGCCGCGTCGCCCGCGACCTCGGCGTGCCGCCGTTCGTTGTCTTCTCCGACCACACCCTCCATGAAATGGCGCGCTATTTCCCTGCCACGCTGCTTGAGATGCGTCAGATTTCCGGGGTCGGCGTATCCAAGCTCGACCACTTTGGCGACACCTTTTTAGCCGTGATTGACTCCTACAAAGAGGCGCATCCCGACGAAGCCGACGAGCGCTCCATCCTGCAGGTTCCGGTTGTTTCCAAGGTTCGGAAAAAACCGAAGGGAGGGACGGTGAACGAAACGCTTTCGCTTATCAAAGAAGGGCTCAATGTTGAGCAGATCTGCTCGCGACGGAATCTGTCGCCCGCAACGATCACTCAGCATATTGAAAAGCTGATCCAGAAGGGCGAAACGCTGGACGTCGACCAGTTTATCGACGCTGAAAAGCGCATTGAAGTGGAAGCGCTCTTCCGCGACCTGAACGCCGACACGCTCGGCGCGATTGTCGAAGCCGGCAAAGGCGATGTCTCCTACGAACAGGCCCGCCTCGTCCGCGCGTTCATGGCATAG
- a CDS encoding type II toxin-antitoxin system VapC family toxin, giving the protein MAGGISLMLLLDTHTFIWLSSRPDQLPDRVLRTIENDMEGLFISSITAEEIGLLSNTGKINTYGSVEKFISKNLKQFGIHEIPVDVEIGLASTQLPQIHRDPFDRILIATAQLHKMTILTKDRVIPTYPKVRAVWE; this is encoded by the coding sequence TTGGCCGGAGGAATATCGCTGATGCTGCTGCTCGATACGCACACCTTTATCTGGTTGTCTTCAAGACCGGATCAATTGCCGGACAGGGTGCTGAGAACGATCGAAAACGATATGGAAGGATTATTCATCTCTTCCATTACCGCTGAGGAAATCGGACTCCTTTCCAATACCGGGAAAATTAACACCTATGGTTCTGTCGAAAAATTTATCAGCAAGAACCTGAAGCAGTTTGGAATTCACGAAATCCCGGTCGATGTGGAAATCGGGCTTGCATCTACGCAGCTCCCGCAGATTCACCGCGACCCGTTTGACCGCATTCTCATTGCTACCGCGCAGCTGCATAAAATGACGATTCTCACCAAAGACCGCGTTATTCCGACCTATCCCAAAGTGAGGGCGGTGTGGGAATGA
- a CDS encoding type II toxin-antitoxin system Phd/YefM family antitoxin: MKKRVNIYEAKTHLSELINKVCETGEMYTICKNNKPVVDIVVHGEKKKKTKLPGPLPEFEGKDVYLCDPLESTEDLWPEEYR, translated from the coding sequence ATGAAAAAGCGGGTTAATATTTACGAAGCCAAGACGCACCTGTCCGAGCTGATCAACAAGGTGTGCGAGACGGGAGAAATGTACACCATCTGCAAAAACAATAAGCCGGTGGTCGATATCGTGGTGCATGGCGAAAAGAAGAAAAAGACCAAGCTGCCGGGGCCGCTGCCGGAGTTTGAAGGCAAAGATGTTTATCTGTGCGATCCTCTGGAGTCGACCGAAGATCTTTGGCCGGAGGAATATCGCTGA
- a CDS encoding FAD-binding oxidoreductase → MNPPQKTAIESFKAQFHGEIVLPDDADYDEVRQIWNAMIDRRPAMIARCTSPDDVVSAVQFAKTNKLLVSVRGAGHNIAGNAICDDGMMIDLSPMKKVNIDPNNRTATVEPGCTLADFDASAQKHGLATPVGINSTTGIAGLTLGGGFGWLSRKYGMTVDNLLSAEVVTADGRQLHACETENNDLFWGLRGGGGNFGIITRFEFQLHPIGPDVLSGLIVFPFKEAKSVLTQFAQFTKTMPEELNVWAIARKAPPLPFLPEDVHGKEVVVFALFYAGDPAEGEKQIEPLRSFGTVCGEFVGTQPYVNWQQAFDPLLTPGARNYWKSHNFLQIEERTIDAAIEYAGKLPTPQCEIFIASIGCQTTRIAPDAMAYSSRDANYVMNVHARWESPEEDKQCVQWARDFFAKTLPFASGGAYVNFMTQEETDRIARAYGTTYDRLVRLKNKYDPDNFFRMNQNIKPT, encoded by the coding sequence ATGAACCCGCCGCAAAAAACAGCCATTGAGTCATTCAAGGCTCAATTCCATGGTGAGATCGTTCTTCCGGATGACGCAGACTATGATGAAGTCCGCCAAATCTGGAATGCCATGATCGACCGGCGCCCCGCAATGATCGCCCGGTGCACATCGCCGGACGACGTTGTCTCGGCCGTCCAGTTCGCAAAAACAAACAAACTGCTCGTTTCGGTCCGGGGAGCCGGTCACAACATTGCCGGCAATGCCATTTGCGATGACGGCATGATGATTGACCTTTCGCCGATGAAAAAGGTCAATATTGATCCGAACAACCGAACCGCCACGGTCGAGCCGGGCTGTACCCTCGCCGATTTTGATGCGTCCGCGCAAAAGCACGGCCTCGCAACGCCGGTGGGGATCAACTCAACAACCGGTATTGCAGGCCTGACGCTCGGCGGTGGCTTCGGATGGCTCAGCCGCAAGTACGGTATGACCGTAGACAACCTGCTTTCCGCCGAGGTTGTCACGGCGGATGGCCGTCAGCTGCATGCCTGCGAAACGGAAAATAATGACCTGTTCTGGGGGCTGCGCGGAGGAGGCGGCAACTTTGGAATTATCACGCGCTTTGAGTTCCAGCTTCATCCCATCGGTCCGGATGTGCTCAGCGGTCTGATTGTGTTTCCGTTCAAGGAAGCAAAATCGGTTCTCACGCAGTTTGCACAGTTTACAAAAACCATGCCGGAGGAACTCAATGTCTGGGCCATCGCCCGAAAAGCCCCTCCGTTACCCTTCCTGCCGGAAGACGTTCACGGAAAAGAAGTGGTGGTGTTCGCCCTGTTCTACGCCGGGGATCCGGCGGAGGGAGAAAAGCAGATTGAACCTCTGCGCAGTTTTGGGACTGTGTGCGGCGAGTTTGTCGGCACCCAGCCATACGTCAACTGGCAGCAGGCATTTGATCCGCTGCTGACGCCGGGGGCCCGCAACTACTGGAAATCTCATAATTTCCTGCAGATTGAGGAACGCACCATTGATGCAGCCATCGAATATGCAGGGAAGCTGCCGACGCCGCAGTGTGAAATCTTCATTGCATCCATTGGCTGCCAAACAACGCGGATCGCACCTGACGCAATGGCATACTCAAGCCGTGATGCCAACTATGTCATGAATGTTCACGCCCGCTGGGAATCCCCGGAAGAGGACAAACAATGCGTCCAATGGGCACGCGATTTCTTCGCGAAAACGCTGCCGTTTGCCAGCGGAGGCGCGTACGTCAACTTTATGACCCAGGAAGAAACCGACCGGATTGCACGAGCCTACGGGACGACCTATGACCGGCTCGTAAGGCTTAAAAACAAGTACGACCCGGACAACTTCTTCCGGATGAACCAGAATATCAAACCCACCTGA
- the rph gene encoding ribonuclease PH: MSKKPFNKIENGINLEEFINVEEKRYDGRAPDEMRSVKFTRDFTINAKASVLVEMGNTKVICAVSVDESVPPWMRRDNVPGGWLTCEYGMLPSATSDRFRRETGRVGGRTMEIQRLIGRALRAVVDLQKLGKRQVTIDCDVIQADGGTRTASITGGYVALRLAVDRLMKEGLLKEDPIKEAIAAISVGIYKETPLLDLCYFEDSKAEVDMNVVMTSSGRLVEVQGTAEEEPFTKEQMTQMMDLAEKGINQLFAAQKA; the protein is encoded by the coding sequence ATGAGCAAAAAACCTTTTAACAAAATCGAAAACGGAATCAACCTCGAGGAATTCATCAACGTGGAAGAAAAACGATACGACGGTCGCGCGCCGGACGAAATGCGCTCTGTAAAATTCACCCGCGATTTCACGATCAACGCCAAAGCCTCGGTGCTGGTTGAAATGGGCAACACCAAAGTTATCTGCGCGGTCAGCGTGGATGAGAGTGTTCCGCCGTGGATGCGGCGCGACAACGTGCCCGGTGGCTGGCTCACCTGCGAGTACGGCATGCTTCCGAGCGCCACCTCTGACCGCTTTCGTCGCGAAACCGGCCGGGTCGGCGGACGCACGATGGAAATTCAGCGCCTGATCGGCCGCGCGCTGCGCGCGGTGGTTGATCTGCAGAAGCTCGGCAAGCGCCAGGTCACGATAGACTGTGATGTGATTCAGGCCGACGGCGGAACCCGTACGGCGTCCATCACCGGCGGTTACGTTGCCCTGCGCCTTGCTGTTGACCGCTTGATGAAAGAGGGACTTCTCAAAGAAGATCCGATCAAAGAGGCCATCGCCGCCATCAGCGTCGGAATCTACAAAGAAACGCCGTTGCTCGACCTCTGCTATTTCGAAGACTCCAAAGCCGAAGTCGATATGAACGTTGTTATGACCTCATCCGGCCGTCTTGTTGAAGTGCAGGGTACCGCCGAGGAAGAGCCCTTTACCAAAGAGCAGATGACCCAGATGATGGATTTGGCCGAAAAAGGCATCAACCAGTTGTTCGCGGCGCAGAAGGCCTAA
- a CDS encoding collagen-like domain-containing protein, translated as MKKIQISAMTMAVMVLGVQAAWKVQSGPDGRMVNYGPTCALEKGPDGRMVCVPDGWKAENGPDGRLIEIPPGGRGEYGPDGRMIAVPDGWSFQTGPDQRGVAIPPGGTTVVGPDQRMIAVPKGWNYEIGSDQRAVAAPPDGKLISGGDNRLAAVPKGWTYREGADRRIVALPPDSEYTEGPDGHIVPQPPDDYRTDDYMMYYFILQLQAITALDEADELQ; from the coding sequence ATGAAAAAAATTCAGATATCTGCGATGACAATGGCTGTGATGGTCCTCGGCGTACAGGCTGCGTGGAAGGTCCAGAGCGGTCCGGATGGAAGAATGGTGAACTACGGACCTACCTGCGCTCTCGAAAAAGGCCCGGACGGACGTATGGTCTGCGTTCCGGACGGGTGGAAAGCCGAGAACGGCCCCGACGGACGACTCATCGAAATCCCTCCGGGCGGACGCGGAGAATACGGCCCGGACGGACGCATGATTGCGGTCCCGGACGGCTGGAGCTTCCAAACCGGTCCCGATCAACGCGGCGTTGCCATTCCGCCCGGCGGAACCACTGTGGTTGGCCCCGACCAGCGGATGATTGCCGTGCCCAAAGGCTGGAACTACGAAATAGGCTCAGACCAACGAGCGGTAGCCGCTCCGCCCGATGGAAAACTGATCAGCGGCGGAGACAACCGGCTGGCAGCGGTTCCCAAAGGATGGACCTATCGGGAAGGCGCTGACCGGCGCATTGTTGCCCTGCCGCCCGACAGTGAATACACGGAGGGCCCGGATGGCCATATTGTTCCGCAGCCGCCGGACGACTACCGGACCGATGACTATATGATGTATTACTTCATCCTGCAGCTTCAGGCCATTACTGCGCTCGATGAAGCGGATGAACTGCAGTAG
- a CDS encoding DUF4870 domain-containing protein: MGLAGELEKLNALKQADAISEEEYQQAKDALLEQNRPRTPAAAVLDVNTWSVFLHLSQFLTYLLPLAGIVAPIILWQLKKDESSIIDRHGKIVLNWILTELILFLVAIPLCFVLIGVPLIFIISVAAIVFPIIGTIKAGNGEIWPYPCSIRFFK; this comes from the coding sequence ATGGGACTTGCCGGTGAACTGGAAAAGCTGAATGCACTGAAGCAGGCCGACGCGATTTCGGAAGAGGAATATCAGCAGGCCAAGGACGCCCTGCTGGAACAAAACCGCCCGCGAACACCTGCGGCGGCCGTACTGGACGTCAACACGTGGAGTGTGTTTCTTCACCTGTCACAGTTCCTGACCTACCTGCTTCCGCTGGCCGGAATCGTTGCGCCGATCATTCTATGGCAACTTAAAAAAGACGAATCCTCCATCATTGATCGGCACGGGAAAATTGTCCTCAACTGGATTCTCACCGAATTGATTCTTTTTCTGGTCGCGATTCCGCTCTGCTTTGTGCTGATTGGGGTGCCGCTGATCTTCATCATCTCTGTGGCAGCAATTGTTTTCCCAATCATCGGAACCATCAAAGCCGGCAACGGCGAAATCTGGCCCTACCCCTGCTCCATCCGCTTTTTCAAATAA
- a CDS encoding site-2 protease family protein — protein sequence MSESIPVRSFPSYEEAHKASAQLEAENISGKIIKESSGLFFSLLVAKEYSEKAAGLLEDSGFEPPAEKLRAKPVPTDTPHGFPFSRVSATAVRQAMEKKKRGLISKILTLVISLLIFAGAGLLTGSPLNLLMLVLVLLIHETGHWIGMKIFRYNDVQMFFIPGFGAAVSGEAATPSAKHQAIVSLLGPVPGILIGIACIIGYVFSKQQILLRTADMFLLINSFNLLPIYPLDGGRFLEAVLFSRHPKAEIGFKLVTALAIGFIAFQWKSAALGVLAYISIVSLKQVKDVAEVSKQLRAEVPPDRIETHREIPDHWLNRILYELDKKLPENQKSPRGFASAAQTIWNRIHLRHCSARATAGLTLIYLLFLAPYTGILALNKIAASMQQEKNSAPMGQQATDNL from the coding sequence ATGAGTGAATCGATACCCGTTCGCAGCTTTCCCTCCTATGAGGAAGCTCACAAAGCATCCGCCCAACTGGAAGCGGAAAACATTTCCGGAAAAATCATTAAAGAAAGCTCTGGTCTCTTTTTCAGCCTGCTGGTCGCAAAAGAATACTCTGAAAAAGCCGCCGGCCTGCTTGAAGATTCGGGATTTGAACCCCCAGCAGAAAAGCTCCGGGCCAAACCTGTCCCAACTGATACACCTCATGGGTTCCCGTTCAGCAGAGTTTCTGCGACAGCCGTCAGACAGGCGATGGAGAAAAAAAAGCGCGGGCTGATATCGAAGATCCTAACCCTGGTTATCTCGCTTCTGATATTCGCCGGCGCGGGGCTTCTAACCGGCTCTCCGCTCAACCTGCTCATGCTCGTTCTGGTCCTTCTGATTCATGAAACAGGTCATTGGATCGGGATGAAAATTTTCCGCTACAACGATGTCCAAATGTTCTTCATTCCGGGATTTGGCGCGGCGGTCTCCGGAGAAGCAGCTACCCCCAGCGCTAAACACCAGGCCATTGTTTCATTACTGGGACCCGTTCCCGGCATTCTGATCGGAATTGCCTGCATTATCGGTTACGTTTTTTCAAAACAACAAATTCTACTGAGAACGGCAGACATGTTTTTGCTGATCAACAGCTTCAACCTGCTGCCAATTTATCCTTTGGATGGCGGTCGGTTTCTGGAGGCTGTTCTGTTCTCAAGACACCCCAAAGCAGAAATCGGCTTCAAACTGGTTACGGCATTGGCAATAGGTTTTATCGCCTTCCAGTGGAAAAGCGCAGCCTTAGGAGTTCTGGCCTATATCTCAATTGTATCCCTGAAGCAGGTCAAAGATGTCGCGGAAGTATCTAAACAGCTTCGGGCGGAGGTCCCTCCGGACCGCATAGAGACCCATCGCGAAATACCGGACCATTGGCTGAACCGGATCCTGTATGAACTGGACAAAAAACTGCCTGAGAACCAGAAAAGCCCGAGAGGATTTGCTTCTGCAGCACAAACCATCTGGAACCGAATCCATCTGCGCCATTGCTCAGCCAGAGCAACTGCGGGACTGACACTGATCTATCTGCTGTTTTTAGCGCCGTATACCGGAATTCTGGCATTAAACAAAATTGCGGCATCCATGCAGCAGGAAAAGAACTCTGCTCCCATGGGACAGCAAGCCACTGACAACCTCTGA
- the dapB gene encoding 4-hydroxy-tetrahydrodipicolinate reductase, with amino-acid sequence MSIKVVIQGAAGRMGKTLIRCIQEQKVTGLKLVGAIDLWDVPDIGTDAGIAAGTKEAGVKMSTDLAAAAPDADVIIDFTSHFGTSGNAERVAEWGTAWVIGTTGLSDEELAEIHKASEKVPVVMAGNMSLGINLLCNLVKEAAKALHAKGYDIEVIERHHNQKADSPSGTALMLGQAAADGAGLDLKKSQMDGRTGHPGARTKEEIGFHAVRGGDIVGDHTVLMAGTGEMIELSHRATSRETFAIGALNAGKWVVGQKPGLYNMKNVLGL; translated from the coding sequence ATGAGCATTAAAGTGGTTATTCAAGGCGCGGCGGGTCGCATGGGCAAAACGCTGATTCGCTGCATTCAGGAACAAAAAGTGACCGGACTCAAGCTGGTCGGCGCAATTGATCTATGGGATGTTCCAGACATTGGAACAGATGCGGGCATTGCTGCAGGCACCAAAGAAGCCGGCGTTAAAATGAGCACCGACCTTGCCGCCGCTGCACCGGATGCAGATGTCATTATTGATTTCACCTCTCACTTCGGAACCTCCGGCAACGCCGAGCGCGTCGCTGAATGGGGAACCGCATGGGTGATCGGCACAACCGGTCTTTCCGACGAGGAACTCGCCGAAATACACAAAGCCTCTGAAAAAGTTCCGGTCGTTATGGCCGGCAACATGAGCCTCGGCATCAACCTGCTCTGCAATCTGGTAAAAGAAGCCGCCAAAGCGCTGCATGCCAAAGGCTATGACATCGAAGTGATCGAACGCCATCACAACCAGAAAGCCGACTCACCGAGCGGAACCGCGCTGATGCTCGGACAGGCCGCTGCCGACGGCGCGGGCCTCGACCTGAAAAAATCGCAGATGGACGGACGAACCGGTCATCCTGGCGCACGCACAAAAGAAGAGATCGGCTTCCATGCCGTACGCGGCGGCGACATCGTCGGCGACCACACGGTTCTGATGGCCGGCACCGGCGAAATGATCGAACTCTCTCACCGGGCAACCAGCCGCGAAACCTTCGCAATCGGCGCACTCAACGCCGGGAAATGGGTAGTCGGCCAGAAACCCGGGCTCTATAACATGAAAAACGTGCTCGGGCTGTAA